A DNA window from Plasmodium vinckei vinckei genome assembly, chromosome: PVVCY_02 contains the following coding sequences:
- a CDS encoding PIR protein CIR protein translates to MANSPYIIEDLYKDIYTTNDYFGDINDQFIVKNNYESIHNYCHSWWDSGKENCQNYIQLAICGFIYLLTNLKKYGLKNDKLVEYAILWLSYKLNEAPKECDIKLNEFYTKYIEKNDDYNKKIKGDENMIYKAIINKKKELTNISELSKFNNLFNILFLSYYEIDDESMYCDYYSYYPQAFVNKFKELNNDPKNIKYSLYSQILSTLSDDYKNLKKSYDRYNYKCGTFPDLPELNPKSPVEKSGINSEQTLGHLIDKFDSKYDKLAEYTILLLSYKLNQHSKYSSTNLNEFYTKYIETNNDYNMEINNNGPTSKEIIDKKKDLIDMNTNEISKFNVPFSILLLLYNGIKSDNLDCTKYSSSANNFASNFEELNNDSNIIGNASFRKLLSILSNDYNNLKNKYGNNDSCDFPSISQVNLPKISVGNSGDGGEQISLHTPEATSSSSSIASKLIPGLSAFAIPAFLGIAYKYSLFGIDKVFQRQYIRNKLKKIKNKMKLNI, encoded by the exons ATGGCAAATTCACCTTATATTATTGAGGATCTg taTAAAGACATTTATACGACCAACGACTATTTTGGGGATATTAATGACCAATTCAtagttaaaaataattacgAATCAATCCACAATTATTGTCATTCCTGGTGGGACTCAGGAAAAGAAAATTGTCAGAATTATATCCAATTGGCTATTTGtggttttatttatttgctaacaaatttaaagaagtatggtttaaaaaatgataaactTGTCGAATACGCTATTTTATGGTTAAGTTATAAACTAAATGAAGCACCAAAAGAATGTGACatcaaattaaatgaattttatactaaatatatagaaaaaaatgatgattataataaaaaaataaaaggtgatgaaaatatgatttataaggcaattataaataaaaaaaaagaattaacGAATATTAGTGAACTatctaaatttaataacctatttaatattttatttttatcctATTATGAAATTGATGATGAATCTATGTATTGCGATTATTATTCGTATTATCCTCAAGCGtttgttaataaatttaaagaaCTCAATAATGATCctaagaatataaaatacagTCTATATAGTCAAATATTGTCTACATTATCAgatgattataaaaatttaaaaaaatcatatgatagatataattataaatgtgGAACTTTTCCAGATCTTCCAGAATTAAACCCCAAAAGCCCTGTAGAAAAATCTGGAATAAATTCTGAACAAACATTGGGACA TTTAATAGATAAATTTGattcaaaatatgataaactTGCCGAATACactattttattgttaagTTATAAACTAAATCAACATTCAAAATATAGTAGCACCAATTTAAACGAATTTTAtactaaatatatagaaacaaataatgattataatatggaaataaataataatggtcCGACTAGTAAGGAAAttatagataaaaaaaaggattTGATCGATATGAATACTAATGAAATATCTAAATTTAATGTTCCATTTAGTATATTACTTTTATTGTATAATGGAATTAAAAGCGACAATCTGGATTGCACAAAATATTCGAGTTCTGCTAATAATTTTGCTAGTAATTTTGAAGAACTTAATAATGATTCTAATATTATTGGAAATGCTTCATTCAGAAAATTATTGTctatattatcaaatgattataacaatttaaaaaataaatatggtaATAATGATTCTTGCGATTTTCCATCTATTTCACAAGTAAATCTCCCAAAAATATCTGTAGGAAATTCTGGAGATGGTGGTGAACAAATATCTCTACATACTCCTGAAGCTACATCATCAAGTTCGTCGATAGCAAGCAAATTAATTCCAGGTTTATCGGCATTTGCAATACCAGCTTTCTTGGGAATTGCTTATAag tattcattatttggaATTGATAAAGTATTTCAAAGacaatatataagaaacaaattaaaaaaaataaagaataaaatgaaaCTTAATATATGA
- a CDS encoding PIR protein CIR protein: protein MEVKELCEKFIAADKIINGENNGNLTMWDMINDPEFKTYCDSSKCRTTKEKIGGLSAYLFMKERVLATREIGTSGLYDEYFLMWLSDKLYKIAHDEGKSQINDITLNSAYEQYLKKNIVNSNHLDLLDKLNGLEEVNLMHMKHFYKLLNDICKVIAYYNPNDKDNNKLISNSAECYNQYSSLYDSVPKCNSYLHLLDNLKKTYYNFIDSVINENNKKPDLAWDLKTLKTSDGKDNYFAKGFTTFDFNSSE, encoded by the exons ATGGAGGTCAAAGAACTA tGTGAGAAATTTATTGCAGctgataaaattattaatggTGAAAATAATGGCAATTTGACGATGTGGGATATGATCAATGATCCAGaatttaaaacatattgTGATAGTAGTAAATGTAGGACGACAAAGGAAAAGATTGGTGGTTTGAGCGcgtatttatttatgaaagAAAGGGTACTGGCAACAAGGGAAATTGGAACTTCTGGTCTGTatgatgaatattttttgatgtGGCTAAGcgataaattatataagatAGCCCATGACGAAGGCAAATCCCAAATCAACGACATTACTTTAAATTCGGCTTATGAAcaatatttaaagaaaaatattgtgAATTCTAATCATTTGGATCTTTtagataaattaaatggCTTGGAAGAAGTTAATCTTATGCATatgaaacatttttataagttACTTAATGATATATGTAAAGTAATTGCATATTATAATCCAAACGATaaggataataataaacttATTAGTAATTCTGCCGAATGTTATAATCAATATTCATCCCTTTACGATAGTGTTCCTAAATGTAATTCATATCTTCATTTATtggataatttaaaaaaaacatattataattttatagatTCTgttattaatgaaaataacaaaaaaccAGATTTAGCATGGGATCTTAAAACACTTAAAACATCAGATGGAAAAGATAATTATTTTGCGAAAGGGTTTACAACATTTGATTTCAATAGTTCAGAGT AA
- a CDS encoding PIR protein CIR protein gives MAKRSCDINNVYKEISTINNYFSEYEATSGVIVQTNNPSINKYCHYGNNSGNGNCNNDYFRKASSGVIYLLKNLKDKCDLEYDKIAEYAILWLSYKLHKKPKNNFTNLNEFYTKYIVNNNDYNKVINDNDSMTYKDIIDKNKDLMNIKEISKFYEAFNILFSSYNLINANKLDCTKHSSYAKNFADKFKDLNNDSNNIKDSPFSQILSTLSGDYNNLKKIYHDKDKSCDFPDLPKIEPKEIYVENSGKDSEKSSGQLLGDTFEVTSSSSSILNTVIPGLSTFSVIPVFLGVAYKTIFKKQIKKTKEENET, from the exons ATGGCAAAGCGAAGTTGtgatattaataatgtg taTAAAGAAATTAGTACGATTAATAACTATTTTAGTGAGTATGAGGCAACAAGTGGAGTAATAGTTCAAACAAATAATCCATCAATCAACAAATATTGTCATTACGGAAACAACTCAGGAAATGGTAATTGCAATAATGATTATTTTCGAAAGGCTAGTTCTGgtgttatttatttgctaaaaaatttaaaggaTAAATGTGATTTagaatatgataaaattgcCGAATACGCCATTTTATGGTTAAGCTATAAACTACATAAAAAGcccaaaaataattttaccAATTTAAACGAATTTTAtactaaatatatagtaaataataatgattataataaggtaataaatgataatgataGCATGACTTATAAAGACAttatagataaaaataaagatttgatgaatattaaagaaatatctaaattttatgaagcatttaatatattattttcatcctataatttaattaatgcAAACAAATTGGATTGCACAAAACATTCGAGTTATGCTAAAAATTTTGCtgataaatttaaagaCCTCAATAATGattctaataatataaaagacaGTCCATTTAGTCAAATATTGTCTACATTATCAGGTGATtataacaatttaaaaaaaatatatcatgaCAAAGATAAATCTTGCGATTTTCCAGATCTTCCAAAAATAGAACCTAAAGAAATTTATGTAGAAAATTCTGGAAAAGATTCTGAAAAAAGTTCTGGACAATTATTGGGGGACACTTTTGAAGTTACATCATCAAGTTCGTCGATATTAAACACAGTAATTCCAGGTTTATCGACATTTTCTGTAATACCAGTTTTCTTGGGAGTTGCTTATAAG ACAATATTTaagaaacaaattaaaaaaactaaagaagaaaatgaaactTAA
- a CDS encoding CIR protein PIR protein: MSKQVCRIITHVDGNLKFDSQSQNYTIKGGGLDDYCPPVEGSEKVKCNSDDEKISSSFIVLINMLIGNNDKENIESDKLAEYAILWLSYILNQKEQNGSIKLNDFYTKHIKKNTHYNEKIKNCKGNTTNKEFIDKKKYLMNMNIKDLSNFYKVFEILCKMYNTCNETTKICNNFVEKAKEFDKKYKELNEDPKNKSDSYKNVLYSLSTDYNNFKKYCAENNSDCKDNSSFPEIEIPEGPFEIFEDTSSSSSIASKLIPSLLIFAIPVFLGIAYKYSLFGFDKLFQRQYIRIKLKKIQKKMKLNI, translated from the exons atGTCTAAGCAAGtg tGTAGAATAATTACTCATGTCGATGGAAATTTAAAATTCGATTCACAATCTCAAAACTATACGATTAAAGGGGGTGGATTAGATGATTATTGTCCTCCCGTGGAAGGGAGTGAAAAAGTTAAATGCAATAGTGATGACGAAAAAATTAGCTCTTCTTTTATAGTATTGATAAATATGCTTATTGGCAATAATGATAAGGAAAATATAGAGAGTGATAAACTTGCCGAATACGCTATTTTATGGTTAAGTTATATACTAAATCaaaaagaacaaaatgGTAGCATcaaattaaatgatttttatactaagcacataaaaaaaaatacgcATTATAAtgagaaaataaaaaattgtaaaggTAATACGACCAATAAGGAATttatagataaaaaaaaatatttgatgaatatgaatattaaaGATCTATcgaatttttataaagtatttgaaattttatgtaaaatgtataatacGTGTAATGAAACCACTAAAATATGCAACAATTTCGTGGAAAAGGCTAAAGagtttgataaaaaatataaagaactTAATGAAGATCCTAAGAATAAAAGCgattcatataaaaatgtattgtATAGTTTATCAActgattataataattttaaaaaatattgtgcTGAAAATAACAGTGATTGTAAAGATAATTCATCCTTTCCAGAGATAGAAATACCAGAAGGTCCTTTCGAAATTTTTGAAGATACATCATCAAGTTCGTCGATAGCAAGCAAATTAATTCCATCCTTATTGATATTTGCAATACCGGTTTTCTTGGGAATTGCTTATAag taTTCGTTATTTGGATTTGATAAACTATTTCAAAGACaatatataagaataaaattaaaaaaaatacagaagaaaatgaaactTAATATATGA
- a CDS encoding PIR protein CIR protein gives MALSSYDLRKVYKDIYTIDYYFYENNNYQLIVNKNYSDLIHKYCHYGNTSGKDKCQNNYFKMASSGVIHLLEALKKYNLDDDKLAEYAILWLIYKLNIYSKNTFKNLSDFYNSYIEKNEYYDKNIKGDGSPTYKEIINKKQDLMNMNIKELSKFDAPFYILFDLYYASNSRILNCTNYSGYGKLFVQNFKELNNDPKNIENSSYSQILSTLSNDYKNLKNIYDNDQVKCIDFPDLPPLSPQKISVEKSVDSPGKGVEQTLGESPEATSSSSSILNTVIPGLSTFAIPVFLGVAYKYSLFGIDKIFQRPFIRKKLKNIKKKMKLNI, from the exons ATGGCACTGTCAAGTTATGATCTTAGGAAAGTg taTAAAGACATTTATACGATCGATTACTATTTCTATgagaataataattatcaattaatagttaataaaaattacagTGATTTAATCCACAAATATTGTCATTATGGGAATACTTCAGGAAAAGATAAAtgtcaaaataattattttaaaatggcTAGTTCTGGTGTTATTCATTTGCTAGAAGCGTTAAAGAAGTATAATTTAGACGATGATAAACTTGCCGAATACGCTATTTTATGGTTAATTTACAaactaaatatatattcaaaaaatacattCAAAAATCTAAgtgatttttataatagttatatagaaaaaaatgagtatTATgataagaatataaaaggTGATGGTAGTCCAACTTATAaggaaattataaataaaaaacaagatttgatgaatatgaatattaaaGAACTATCTAAATTTGATGCcccattttatatattatttgatttgTATTATGCATCTAATAGTCGAATTTTGAATTGTACAAATTATTCTGGTTATGGTAAACTGTTTgttcaaaattttaaagaacTCAATAATGATCCTAAGAATATAGAAAACAGTTCATATAGTCAAATATTGTCTACATTATCaaatgattataaaaatttaaaaaatatatatgataatgaTCAAGTTAAATGTATCGATTTTCCAGATCTTCCACCATTATCCCCCCAAAAAATTTCTGTAGAAAAGTCTGTAGACAGTCCTGGAAAAGGTGTTGAACAAACATTGGGGGAGAGTCCTGAAGCTACATCATCAAGTTCGTCGATATTAAACACAGTAATTCCAGGTTTATCGACATTTGCAATACCGGTTTTCTTGGGAGTTGCTTATAAg tattcattatttggaattgataaaatatttcaaagaccatttataagaaaaaaattaaaaaatataaagaagaaaatgaaactTAATATATGA
- a CDS encoding PIR protein CIR protein has translation MTQSSYNIKDVYSVFNEIDDAVGAQNGGNVEYIKPPIIEYCPYNTTMYSNYCNNYFQKASYGVIHFLKTLKDKFDSKYDKLAEYAILLLSYKLNQNSEYSSKKLIDLYTKHIGKDKHYNDKINNSNSMTYKDIMDKKKDLMNMNIKEKSKFNGLFSILFSFYNEIKKTKLDCPKDSNKAIEFAKKFEELNNDSNINGNTSYRTLLSTLSDDYNNLKNKCTDFPPLPMIKTPPSKLLPALSTFSVIPVFLGIAYKYSLFGIDKVFQRQYIRKKLKKLQKKMKINI, from the exons ATGACACAGTCaagttataatattaaggATGTg taTAGTGTATTTAATGAGATCGATGACGCTGTTGGTGCACAGAACGGTGGAAATgttgaatatattaaacCGCCAATAATAGAATATTGTCCTTACAATACTACCATGTATAGTAATTattgtaataattattttcaaaaggCTAGTTACGGTGTTATTCATTTCCTAAAAACGTTAAAGGACAAGTTTGattcaaaatatgataaactTGCCGAATACgctattttattgttaagTTATAAACTAAATCAAAATTCAGAATATAGTAGCAAGAAACTAATTGATTTATATACTAAACATATAGGAAAAGATAAGcattataatgataaaataaataatagtaatagtATGACTTATAAAGACATTatggataaaaaaaaagatttgatgaatatgaatattaaagaaaaatctAAATTTAATGGCCTATttagtatattattttcattctaTAATGAAATTAAGAAAACCAAACTGGATTGCCCAAAAGATTCGAATAAAGCTATTGAATTTgctaaaaaatttgaagaACTCAATAATGATTCTAATATTAATGGAAATACTTCATACAGGACATTATTGTCTACATTATCAGATGATTAcaacaatttaaaaaataaatgtaccGATTTTCCACCTCTTCCAATGATAAAAACGCCACCAAGCAAATTACTTCCAGCTTTATCGACATTTTCTGTAATACCAGTTTTTTTGGGAATTGCTTATAAg tattcattatttgggATTGATAAAGTATTTCAAAGacaatatataagaaaaaaattaaaaaaactacagaagaaaatgaaaattaatatatga
- a CDS encoding PIR protein CIR protein gives MAGSSDNLKDLYSLFNDIDGYFWEDDSGKLKVDPKYESIHNYCHYGSNSEENKCNDYLQLATCSVIYLLKNLKNYGLEYDKFAEYAILWLSYKLDIKINNEFTNLNEFYTKYIENNNCYNDKIKGDDGMTYKKIIDTNKDLMDMDIKEISKFNYPFNILVHLYYKCHHEYWDCQKNLGFAKSFAEEFEKLNDDPKNTENSLYSQILSTLSDDYKKLKKIYYDKNQSCKFPDLPILKHPKSSVKNSLESSENLSAVSSENLSAVSSENISAVNSEATSSSSSIASKLIPSLLIFGIPVFFGISYKTIYKKKIKNNKEENET, from the exons ATGGCAGGGTCAAGTGATAATCTTAAGGATCTg taTAGTTTATTTAATGATATCGATGGCTATTTTTGGGAGGATGATAGTGGTAAATTAAAAGTTGATCCAAAATACGAATCAATCCACAATTATTGTCATTACGGGAGTAACTCAGaggaaaataaatgtaatgATTATCTTCAATTGGCTACTTGTAgtgttatttatttgctaaaaaatttaaagaacTATGGTTTagaatatgataaatttgCCGAATACGCTATTTTATGGTTAAGTTATAAACTAGatataaagataaataatgaatttacCAATTTAAACGAATTTTAtactaaatatatagaaaataataactgTTATAAtgacaaaataaaaggtGATGATGGAATGACttataagaaaattatagatACAAATAAAGATTTGATGGATATGGatattaaagaaatatctaaatttaattatccatttaatatattagttCATTTGTATTATAAATGTCATCATGAATATTGGGATTGCCAAAAAAATTTGGGATTTGCTAAATCTTTTGCTGAAGAATTTGAAAAACTCAATGATGATCCTAAGAATACAGAAAACAGTCTATATAGTCAAATATTGTCTACATTATCAgatgattataaaaaattaaaaaaaatatattatgataaaaatcaaTCTTGCAAATTTCCAGATCTTCCAATATTAAAACACCCAAAAAGTTCTGTAAAAAATTCTTTAGAAAGTTCTGAAAATCTTTCTGCAGTAAGTTCTGAAAACCTTTCTGCAGTAAGTTCTGAAAACATTTCTGCAGTAAATTCTGAAGCTACATCATCAAGCTCGTCTATAGCAAGCAAATTAATTCCATCCTTATTGATATTCGGAATACCAGTTTTTTTTGGAATTTCTTATAag acaatatataagaaaaaaattaaaaataataaagaagaaaatgaaactTAA
- a CDS encoding PIR protein CIR protein → MAEKACKLLLDVDKYFTNEIVDVTKFNNSGLFTYKCPLKGKENKCINNNERINALGVHLYQKLSSIANDFKGKGDNGNRHIEIFIMWLGNKLFKIDNDYKPTLEESYKKHLMNYMGNYNYWRVIDSKKEYKISNVWYMSELYNLLNCICNIVIEYKKNSNSKEIGTISKKCHQKFTNIYKYIKYCYSYFHLLKFLKNIYDGIRNDTIQKEAARKAAIRKAAARNVAIISDTIKKANIPPQIKSSKQLLENVLNTSTVSLIDLTPSDWDQRFPNDSDNITDLHTQKCVNSYHEFVEHVEKEISKDTPAPQSKPEPRSASQKSETSPQSGTKDSGTQKGNSDSQGYGKGGANNSSGSTGDGPGNGASGGQSDQGGSVGGSKASGDQVPTHPSGKSNGDWLGNLGMSLNLTDYISSVSGIYESSKNILTNTANQITSAYNSAKAIAQDTYNKTVNIAKDAYSATTNYIGGAVNSITTQFNQFGTSQLGDNQSGSNSLGGEVDTSDQSQQKSPSPLQSLPLSPSDSQTRSDPPSPKSIDSQNSSTSIQQIAPNGGNMGSQTPPSGRGTLSISGSNPSNTKKENVITVANVKIKEAPSIWCIRPNTKCDITGISIIVISIFAFLVIMYKYLSLGWTSKSKRKKSIKKVINSIGGKRPVQIIIKSYDRNKDLKPIINSVGSKQDSLLNIYKLMQADPVPFINLFFLLIFFVYKKKINYLEL, encoded by the exons ATGGCTGAGAAAGCA TGTAAATTACTTCTCGATgttgataaatattttaccaATGAAATTGTCGATGTgacaaaatttaataattccGGTTTATTCACATATAAATGTCCCCTAAAaggaaaagaaaataaatgcataaataataatgaaagaaTTAACGCTTTGGGAGTGCATTTATACCAAAAATTGAGTAGCATTGCTAATGATTTTAAAGGAAAAGGAGATAATGGCAATCGGCATATTGagatttttataatgtggctaggaaataaattatttaagaTAGATAACGATTATAAACCAACTTTGGAAGAATCTTATAAAAAGCAtttaatgaattatatggggaattataattattggAGAGTTATAGATAGTAAAAaggaatataaaatatctaATGTTTGGTATATGAGTGAATTGTATAACTTACTCAATTGTATATGCAATATAGTtattgaatataaaaaaaactcgAATAGTAAGGAAATTGGAACGATATCCAAGAAATGCCACCAgaaatttacaaatatttataaatatattaaatattgttattcatattttcatttattaaagttcttaaaaaatatatatgatggTATTAGAAATGATACTATTCAAAAAGAGGCTGCTAGAAAAGCCGCTATTAGAAAAGCTGCTGCTAGAAACGTCGCTATTATAAGTGATACTATTAAAAAAGCTAATATTCCCCcccaaataaaaagttCAAAACAACTATTAGAAAATGTATTGAATACCTCGACGGTTTCTCTTATAGATCTAACTCCATCAGATTGGGATCAAAGGTTTCCGAATGATTCTGATAATATAACTGATTTACATACTCAAAAATGTGTTAATTCATATCATGAATTTGTGGAACACGtggaaaaagaaatatcaAAAGACACACCGGCACCACAATCCAAACCAGAGCCACGATCAGCATCTCAAAAATCAGAGACAAGTCCTCAAAGTGGAACAAAGGATTCAGGCACTCAGAAAGGAAATTCGGATAGTCAAGGTTATGGAAAAGGAGGGGCAAATAATTCATCAGGAAGTACAGGTGATGGACCAGGTAATGGAGCAAGTGGTGGACAAAGTGATCAAGGAGGTTCAGTTGGTGGGTCAAAAGCATCAGGGGATCAGGTTCCAACACATCCATCAGGAAAATCCAATGGAGATTGGCTAGGAAATTTGGGAATGAGTTTGAATCTTACGGATTATATCTCTAGTGTTTCCGGTATATATGAATCTtcaaaaaacattttaacaAATACCGCTAATCAAATCACGAGTGCATATAATAGTGCTAAGGCCATTGCGCAAGATacttataataaaactGTGAACATTGCAAAAGATGCTTATAGTGCAACTACTAATTATATCGGTGGTGCTGTTAATAGTATAACTACACAATTTAATCAATTCGGCACTTCTCAATTAGGTGATAACCAATCTGGATCCAATAGTTTAGGGGGTGAAGTGGATACATCTGATCAGTCACAACAAAAATCACCATCTCCACTACAATCTCTACCACTATCTCCATCAGATTCACAAACTCGATCAGATCCACCATCACCAAAATCAATCGATTCACAGAATAGCTCTACATCAATTCAACAAATTGCACCTAATGGTGGAAATATGGGATCTCAAACACCACCATCTGGTCGAGGTACATTATCAATTTCTGGTAGTAATCCTtcaaatacaaaaaaagaaaacgtAATTACTGTAGCAAatgttaaaataaaagaagcACCATCAATATGGTGTATAAGACCGAATACCAAATGTGACATAACGGGTATTAGTATTATAGTTATTTCAATATTCGCTTTTTTAGTAATTATGTATaag TATCTGTCACTTGGGTGGACAAGCAAATctaagagaaaaaaaagcataAAAAAGGTTATAAATTCAATTGGAGGGAAAAGACCGgttcaaataattataaaatcataTGATAGGAACAAAGACCTAAAACCGATTATAAATTCAGTTGGTAGCAAACAAGattcattattaaatatatacaaacttATGCAGGCTGATCCTGtaccatttattaatttattttttttgttaattttttttgtttataaaaaaaaaataaattatttagaattataa
- a CDS encoding PIR protein CIR protein, with protein MDINACGTFRELDALFIKYMGNEDEFNNEYGSYNEYCPVKNGLRKCENDYEKLTAISGYAYKEFLQNDNIDLESENDLSADFLVMGLCDILYKLSKDPNISLKDSFEKYLGKPIGSFNYWNILRNKKYFIGSNIGIMNGFYLLFKEMCETINTYEKPGVQQYQYVNSATQCYIMYEKLYNVVSRCGPYLRLLDHFKTIYNGFIDAAIKDNNYDESLRSKLIKLSSIDTTKLGYEFNSKGCQKLHNKLAQTTPKIITLATKMLKDDGKRMNDEGSQSAEDNDDEDDDNLDLDEEEDGFELDEEDDDFELDDDLQNPLQETPSVPAPGAQQPTQSALEPAKPVSTPSGTSSSIPGNGSDTTGSKDKIVDGTQSQENTKGSEQTDTSGGTENKANLKNDPSTHLLTSDTNQGNSNDGLVGGTGDTNKGALNTDDGQDDKGGQVGGSNGDQVNQRSLGSSGDGSGSDPVEKGSQSMSGDPVDTGQSFFRITLKGIDKLNTGFKFFEKHKKKIVEAKETINNLYNTSMSNIKTAYDNSRKILNSIIDNISNQPEKVNMPSTLDGNRLGSGGTGAGPPTPNNLPTPQKDSPQIFVIWMEKRIEEKKKHEKGYKFNWRKKTGPNNYNFIES; from the exons ATGGACATAAACGcg TGTGGTACATTTCGTGAACTTGATGCActttttatcaaatatatgGGCAATGAGGACGAATTTAACAATGAATATGGATCATATAATGAGTATTGCCCTGTAAAAAATGGGCTTAGAAAATGTGAAAATGATTATGAAAAACTGACCGCAATTTCTGGATATGCATATAAGGAATTTTTgcaaaatgataatatcgATCTAGAAAGTGAAAATGACCTAAGTGCTGATTTTTTGGTCATGGGATTGTgtgatatattatataaactaTCAAAAGATCCAAATATATCTCTAAAAGATTCATTTGAGAAATATTTAGGTAAACCTATAGGTAGTTTTAATTATTGGAACATCTTACGtaataaaaagtattttATTGGTTCTAACATTGGTATTATGAATGGgttttatcttttatttaagGAAATGTGCGAAACAATTAATACATATGAAAAACCTGGTGTACAACAATACCAATACGTAAACAGTGCTACTCAATGCTATATTATGTATGAAAAACTTTATAATGTTGTTAGTCGGTGTGGTCCGTATCTTCGATTATTGGATCATTtcaaaacaatatataatggGTTTATCGATGCTGCTATTAAAGACAATAACTACGACGAATCCTTACGTAGTAAGCTTATAAAACTTTCATCGATAGATACAACCAAGCTTGGATATGAATTCAATAGCAAAGGATGCCAAAAGCTGCATAATAAGTTAGCTCAAACAACTccaaaaattataacacTAGCAACTAAAATGTTAAAGGATGATGGAAAAAGAATGAACGATGAAGGATCTCAAAGTGCAGAAGATAATGATGATGAAGATGATGACAATTTAGATTTagatgaagaagaagatgGTTTTGAACTAGATGAAGAAGACGATGATTTTGAATTAGATGATGATTTGCAAAATCCCCTCCAAGAAACACCATCAGTACCTGCACCAGGGGCACAACAACCTACACAATCAGCATTAGAACCTGCAAAACCAGTATCTACACCATCTGGAACATCATCAAGCATACCTGGCAATGGAAGTGATACAACAGGAAgtaaagataaaatagTAGACGGTACCCAAAGCCAAGAAAATACTAAAGGGAGTGAACAAACAGATACAAGTGGTGGCACAGAAAATAAAGCGAATCTCAAAAACGATCCAAGTACTCATCTCTTAACTTCAGATACCAATCAAGGAAATTCAAATGATGGATTGGTTGGTGGGACAGGAGATACAAATAAGGGAGCATTAAATACAGATGATGGGCAAGATGATAAAGGAGGGCAAGTAGGTGGATCAAATGGTGATCAAGTAAATCAAAGAAGTTTAGGGAGTTCAGGAGATGGATCAGGCAGTGATCCAGTAGAAAAAGGATCTCAAAGTATGTCAGGGGATCCTGTTGATACTGGGCAATCCTTTTTTAGGATCACATTAAAAGGCATAGACAAATTAAATACTGGTTTCAAGTTTTTTGAAAAacataagaaaaaaattgtagaGGCCAAAGAaactattaataatttatataatacatctatgtctaatataaaaactgCTTACGATAACTCTaggaaaattttaaatagcattattgataatataagtAATCAACCTGAAAAAGTAAACATGCCTTCTACATTAGATGGTAATAGATTAGGATCAGGCGGCACAGGGGCCGGGCCACCCACACCTAATAACTTACCAACGCCTCAAAAAGATTCTCCTCAAA